Within Lolium rigidum isolate FL_2022 chromosome 5, APGP_CSIRO_Lrig_0.1, whole genome shotgun sequence, the genomic segment cttctcgtcatgtcccacgcggtccctttctaccagccccacgcgacgcggccccacactacgcggccccacagacgacgtggcgcaacacgtcgccacgtaacgtccaaataaacggattccttccgtccgagctccttctgcgggtttcagacataggcttaaggaaaactgaggaaaaactaagggtctggggaaaactgagtacaactaacgacccgagggaacgaaaatagaaatccctgttTTTATTAGATTTATTAGGTGCAGTTGGGCCCATTCCGGCCTCCCGAAGGGGAGCCCATTAAGGGGTCATCCAGCCCCTAGTTGGATAAGGATGGGGGcgcctagggttagggttgtgtCCTCCTCTCTCCCGCATTTTCTCTCGCACATAACTTCATCCCATGACACTGTCCTACTGCTTGTGTTTCGATTCAAAAGATCTACTTCCGCACTCTACTCGATCAGAGAACCAAGAGTCGTTGTCGATAACCGCACGTGTGCGAGTCCACGGAGGTTCTATGAGGGTACATCACTGAAATCTCACCGTTACAATATTACTCCTAGATATATCTTGGCAGTTGGCGTAATGCAtgtaaatgcatacatgaactttgtagtttattgtgtcaaatcattattattatgcaactttattatatttattggtaGTAACGTATTAATAGttacaaaagtgcacaagttcttgttttGTACTTTTTTGTGTAGGAAATAgaaaaatatggaaggaaattggtcattatggtgaaatttccggaatctgtccctgcagAACTTTTTTCGAAGATCACCACTGTAGACCCCGAAGACAGTGTCAAATAAAAAGTGCCAATTGAAAAAGTTATGGGGATTTTATGTTCATTTTAGACATAAAATTCATCCCAATCGGAGTCCATATGCCCGGATTTGCCTGCATTACTAAACGGTCCATAAGCAGTTTTAGGATTCCAAAAATTGGTGACGTGATTAACACAAACTCTTGCCATGTTTGATGGATTCAGCCAAGCCACAACTTTATGGGTTCATAAAGGACAAAGTGAGGttttaggaaggttctagaggtgcccaatagcccttggatcaaaggggcattcaTCCTATGACCAAGATTGCATCTCCACCTATATATATTAAGGGGAAACCCTACTTTTGGTCGAGGCCAACCATTATCACGAATTTCCACCCCTTGGCAGCCGCCAAGGGAGGGGAAAAGCTCCTCAAGATCAGCACCATGGCCAAGGAAGAAGGAGGGACAACGGGCCGCTGCCCCCTAGGGAAGCCGCCACCCCCCTTGGGCGTCGCCCTCCACAAGGGATGCCACGCCAGCACCCATCACCATCTCCTCCACGGGCTGCTCTCTATCACCAACATCTTGATCAACACCTACATCAACATCCTCCATCTACTCCTTTGTACTCTCTTGTCAAACATGATGTGTATTGTAATATATCACTTTCCCATGACAATATGTACCTCTATGtctatgtttgagtagtgacttgttcttaGCAACTGtgatatagtttgttgttggttgcatacaagtatatgttatcttctatgatgatcttgttgtactaacagatgagtgcacacatatgttggggatgCACAAGGTTGTCACctttgcatgttgataggatgagggataGCCGGAGTGGACTGAAATTGAATCCCAAGTCTTAGAGATACATGTTGTATTAATTTATGGTTAATCCACGGGGGTATTATTGTGGGGACCTTAGATCTAAATGTAGTGGTtagactttatgtcttaataattcccttatttcctcttaattggccttgggatcaatcactaggggtgtatttgctcatgtaTATGGCTACACCTATTCATGGCTCCTCCTTACAAGAAACACTAAAAAAGACTATAATGAGCTTTAataattgtgacaaccacacaTAAATGAAATAGAAATTTACTTTGACACTTACTCCCACCTCACAACCTTTACTTTACTTGCACTAGTTTTAATTCGTACAATTATTTTTAGTACTTGACAGTTTTCTAGTTTCTATTAGAAACAACTTCACACACACATTGTagttcctagctttgcatagaatttCATACAAGTGGATTATAGggatttagagaatagatagttaccttcagctcctcgtggattCGACACTCAGATACTTATTgaattgtactacggtgatcTCTTGCACTTGGAGGTTATCATATGCTAGTTAGAAAAATTATTGTTTTTCTGTTGCGAACCCCTACAGCAATGAGATGGACATGGACATATTTTATGATGCCACTACAATCACGTTGGGCAATGGATAAAAGATCCCCTTTCGGGTCGCCCCGTGGTTGCACGGTACTAAGCCTGGAGACATTGCTCCATTCACCTACAAAAAATCCACAAGAAGAAAATGGAACATTAAATAATCTCCCCTCAATGAAGGATGGATATCAAAGATCTACATGGCCATGGACTTCACTATGGAGCACATCCTGCAATACATTTCACTTTAGGTGAAACTAAAGGATGTTATCCTCCAAGATGGAGTACCAGATGATATCACTTGGAACCTTACCAAAAATGACCAATATTCATTTAAATTTGCTTAGAATGCATGCCCAATTCCTCGGGGGAACCTCCTCGCCCATTAGCTCCTCAGTTTCGAAGATCCCTCTCCCAAGTGAAGTTCTTCGCTTTGATTTACATTTAAAATAGGCTTTGGACCACTGATCGTTTGGAGAAGAGGTGGTGGCAAAATTGTGGTACTTTCCTGCCTTGCAAACGTGTGACAAAGTCGGTGGATCacttaattttttttgtcaatttcCATTTCACCATAAGGCTTTGGGGCCTCACCAACAATTGTCTTGACCTTCACTTCGTCGACCTACATGCTTGACCAATGTTTTGAATCCATAATTTCTGCGATATCATGATGAAGCGCAAAGATTTGGCCTCCATCATCCTCCTTGTGTCATAGAACATTTGGAATGAAAGAAACGCCtgagtcttcaagaacaagcaagctcCACCATCTGTCAATCTAGAAAATATAAAAGGCGAGTCCAAGCTTTAACTTTTAGCGGGCACTAATCGCATGAGTAACTTGATAGCACAGAAGTGGGGTATTTTTGTAATATGTCCAATTTAATTTCTTGTAAAACTCCTACCTTAAATAATATaatagggcaaagctttttccctcgtttcaaaaaaaaactatagACCGATAGAGAGATAAATATAATGAAATTGTATTAAGTTCAATCACATAAAAAATATATTCGACCACTTTGTTATTTTTTAGGTTGGGTAATTGACATGGTAGGCTAGAATTACTAAAATTGGTAACCTAATAATATACGGTTACCGATACGTCAATTGCCGCATCCAAATTTGGTTCAAAAATCAATGCCAAATTCGTATCTATAAAACAAATCTAGATATTTACCACATCAATTTCCATTTTCGTCTGGTTTAGATATTTTAACATCCATTTTTAATTTGCCGGATACGAACACCGGATAATTTAGATTATTCACTAGCAGTTTGGTAGTTCCCACCCCTATGTACAGTGGGTGATGAGACAATCTTTTCTCGTTATTCCATATCATTCAGAGGAGACAAAAAAAACATTATCATTGCTAAGATATTACTGAGAGAAGACAAACTTCTTATTCCCATTTCTCTCTTCTAACTCAACAATTATCTTACATAACATTGCTAAAACATTACCATTATACATGCCCAGGCCTTCTTCTTGCTGGGATGCTCAGCCAATTCATACTTACCAATCGAAATATGGGGACCTACGGAAGGGAGCCTCTCAATTGAGAGTCTGGAACTCTATCTATGCACTAACCCCTAAAAAATCTTACTAAGCATTTTTTGTTTGAGGTAAAATCTGACTAAGCATTGTACTAGTACAACTTTGCACTTTAGAGATTCTGTCTTTGTCCATGGATGGATACATGAGTTTGGGCAAGGTGCAATCAAACTATTTTGATTTGTACCTGtaatatttgaaaaaaaaaattagtaagATGGAACTATTGTTGTTTGGCTTGTTgtaatgatcaatagagatatttTGAAGAACCCCAGAAACGATATGATGTTCCAAGCGAAAAGGGAATGACCCAATGTATAGGAAAAACTAGCTGAAAACATACATAAACAGCTATATTTTAATTGAACGGCGGAATCGAAAACCATATGCACATTACTCCCAACCCAAAAGACCAACacagacaacatcgatggtggtgATTATCATCCCCAGCAAAACAACAAACTAGGACCAGCAACTACACTATCACCAAAACACAACATAACaaaatcaacacaacaatacCTGATGGCGGTATTAACAACACATGCACAACACTAATGGCGACAACTATAAGTGCAACCCAGCAACGATTTTCCCCTTACTGCTATGTCGTTTCTTCACCATGGCCACATTCTCAGCAAGCGCATCGATGGCTTTGATCAATGTCTCCCCAAACGGCCTCTCAAACAACTTGGCAAGTGCGTCTGACTTGTCTCGTCACTAGATAAGGTGCCCGCAAGGTCCTCTTGCGCCGCAATGCCTTCGCTTCTCTGCAATGTCTTCTTCAGCTGTATCGCTGTCTATTTCTGAAGGGACAGACTACGAACTGCTTTTTTACTAGCAGCTACGTTGCATTGTGCTTCCAGCTAACTTCCGAAGCAGTCGCTGGATAATGGCCTCTCAAACAACTTCCGAACTGCTTTGATCAATGTCGTCGCAAATGGCCTCTCAAACAACTTGGCAAGTGCATCTGACAGGTCTCGTCACTGGATAAGGTGCCCGCGAGGGCCTCTTGCACCACAATGCCTTCGCTTCTCTGCAatgtcttcttcttcacttctgttGTATCGCTGTCTATTTCTGAAGGGACATACTACAGACTGCTTCTTACTAGCAGCTACGCTGCATTGTGCTTCCAGCTAACTTCAAAAGCAGTTGCTTGGATACGAAAAGAAGCCAAGACAAGACAGCTAGTCTTTATAGGAATATCGCTTCAACTCCGTCCATCTTCTTGACTCTTCTGAAACTTATATACAAAATAAATCTCCAAACGCGCAGTGTCTCCTTTCTTTCAGCATAATTCCAATGTATCCCGAGTCATCCTGACGGGGATCGCAGATGCAATCGTGAAGGGACGGCAGAGAAGTCCGCAGGTTTCTCTGCTAGGATACAACAAACCTATGTCATTGTTGTCTTTTGCACTGGCCTCGACTAATCCTAGGTGGGCCATTAACATGGTACTACAGAACAATAATCTGCAGATTAACGGAACAAGCATTTCATGTCTGAAATTCACAGTTTGGGACCTCGTCATCATGCACTGCATCGCCACAAAGTCAATTTTGGGTTTGAACGTTCTGGTTAGTTTCAGACTTTTAGACAACAGGCAGCCGCAATTCAGCAGCAAGCGGTTTTATCTCTACGGGCTCTCACCTGAGACGACTGTCACTTTGAAGAGGaactgaaaaagaaaaagaattctATGTCCCCCCTGTGTCAATCAAACAGAGGTTCATCGATCGATCACCGATTCAGCACGCACGGGCGGCTACGAAGAGCATATCAACGGCGTGTAGGGCCTCCAGCAGATCCGGTCGAGAACGACGACGAGGGCCATGATCACCGCGCAGTCGACGTCGGGCTGCACCACGAGGCTGAACACGTCGTCGCCGAGCGTCAGGGGCGCCTTGCCGGGCCCGGCCTTCTTCCTCGCGATCCTCGCCACCTCCTGGCCGTCGACGCTCCGGCGGATCTTGCAGCTCCTCCTCCGGAAGCATCCCTCGATCCAGAAGCTAGGGGCCTGGGGGCCGGGAGGAGGAGCAGGGTCTGATGCCGGTGaggtcgtggtggtggtggtggcgcaggATGAGGACATGTACACTTCTGCTTCGCGGTTGCCCTGCAGGACCGAGCATTTCCTAATGGAGAAGAGCTGCTGCGATCTTGCCCGCTTTGTCTGGCCTTCTTCTGGCACTTTGTAGCAGTTCCATTGGTCGTGCATGCTGATGATCTGTTGCAGCACAACAAAACAAAACGATGTCAGCTGTCGCTCCAGATACTTGTCCTGGATTCATTTTGTTTTCTAAGGAACCCCTCTCTGAAATGAGACAGGGAATGGCCAAATGGGTAGAAACAAACATTCTTATTTCGTCAGATTTAGCCCCCTTCAATGTTGGTAAAATCACTGCTGTAACATTAGAAGCTATTGGCAAGAAGGTGCAGGTAGGAGACGAAATTCGATTGTTTCTCCCCATGTTCAGATGTGTTCTCCAAGAGGCACATACATCGAACATGAAGTCGAAACTGAGGCAGCTTGTATCCTAAACAACTATTCGATGCACTACGGCGGCCTGGTAGTCCTGGGCGCAATTCCACAAACACCTTGTAAGCATTCCATCAGATAAGCTTCAGTCGATCTAAATCATTCAAACCCCTAGATGGCTAAACCCCCCGGACCAAGAAATCGTACGATGCTGTTAACGTTGAGTGGATCGGGGCCTGACCTGCGGCCTGAGGGAGAGGAGCGGCGCGCCGTGGCCGTCCATGAGCGTGAGCTCGCCGGCGAAGATCTTCCGGCGGCGGGAGTAGTTGTCGACACGGAAGGCGAGCGCGCCCCCGGCGTCGTAGACGGAGAAGCCGTCCGTGCCCTGGAACCCCATGCTCGACCGCATCCACACCGTGTAGCACTTCGCCGCCGCGGACGCCGACGCCGAGTCCGCCGAAaccgcggcgccgccgccagggCCGTCTCGCAGCAGGAGGCGCCGCCTCGAGGCCTCCGCGTTGGGGTGTATCCGGCTCATGATCCTCGGTCGGTCGATGCGATCGAGATGCGGGCCGGCCGCGGGGGTTTATATACCGCCGCCAGATCAGCTAGCAGGCTGTGGAATGGAATGGAGCGATCGGAACGGAATGTGGCTCGGTGTGTCCGACGTTGCCTTGTGCTAGCGGTGACATGTGAGGGCTGCGTGACGTGGCGTCCCGCCTTTCTGAGTGTGTTGGGCGCATGCGTCGGAAGGTTCTGGAAGCCCCAGTGTTTGGTGTAACCCTAGGCTAGGCTAGGCTAGGCAAGCCTAGGCATAGCTTGGGTAGGAGGGGGAGAACCTTCTAAGAATGTGCCGAGAGTGGCTCTCGATCCACCGTGGATCGCACCTTATCGCCTGTCGGCTGGCTGATCATCTGATGTGGACTATGAAAATGGGGGTACTGCGGTACATGCAAGAATTGGATGTTGAGTCCAAACTCTtaagttttttttcgaaatggggaatgaaaccccagcttctgcattatgatgatgcacacggtctTTTATTAAAAGCATTTATGAGTACAAGTTTAAAACATCTCGCTCAtagttgatacaagaatcaaccagcgaaagaaacTGTGAAAATGGACTACACATCATTGTAGCCGTCTATTgtgccgccagccagcctggcacaagatattctAAACGACCATCTGGAGtcgtgtgcatccagtagccatagcatcccgatGTCCCTCTGGTGACAGAAGAGCCCACAGCTGAACCCAATGTGACactatatggataacctgcaaaaagtgaaaagaaggttttttgttaaaaataatatcgttcctcgccctccatatagaccaCCATAAGGCAGAAAACCCAATACGGATAAACGCCTTAGAatgtctatcaactccatttaaccaattaccaaatatattcgtaatattggttggaggtggaagatcaaaagTAAAATTAACCGTGCGCCAAAGTATTTTAGCTAAAGGACAAGTGATGAACAAGTGTTCAATAATCTCCTGGTctccacaaaaaacacattttgtacactcATTCCATCGTatttagctaaattatccttagtaagcagcaccttattactcaaaaaccacataaatatttttatcttaaGGGGGACTCTAACTTTCCATAAGTATTTTCGCAAAAAAGGtgtatggtcattcataagatcttcatacatagatttcactgtaaacaaaccatttCTTGTCAAATTCCAAACAAATTGATCATTTTCATCAGATAAGTTTATCCTCATAAGCTTGCGACATAACTGTAACCATAAAGTTCATTTGTTTCCCACCAACAACCTTCTGAAACTAATATTCAGACGCATTTGcgctaacacatgagctaccgttacattcttatgatgcacaatattatataatgatGGATATCGTTGGGCTAAAGATGTTTTTCCTAACCAAGTATCTTCCTAAAAACGAGTATTTACTCCATCACCTACTTTGAAAAAACCTCTACTAAAAAAAATCATCCTTGACCcccatcaatcccttccaaaagggagagtctgTAGGTTTGGCTTTTACCTCAGATAAGGTCttttgtcttaggtatttattctGTAGCAACTCCTGCCACATCCCTTCCTCATTCAGAAGTTTATGaagccacttactcaataaacatctattcttgagttcaagaacctcaatacctagccccctgatgtctacgcatgcttctattcctgtagacagtgttgggcctccaagagcagaggtttgtagaacagcaacaagtttcccttaagtgaatcacccaaggtttatcgaactcagggaggtagaggtcaaagatatccctctcaagcaaccccgcaattacgatacaagaagtctcttgtgtccccaacacacctaatacacttgtcagatgtataggtgcactagttcggcgaagagatagtaaaatacaagtgatatggatgaatatgagtggtaataacaatctgaaataaatatggcagcaagtaaacatgcagtagaacaagtaaataaatggtgattcgatatttggaaacaaggcctagggatcatactttcactagtggacactcccaacaatgatcacataaataaataacttctcttcacttgtgctactttctcacactctcttgttggataacaaccaccattcattgtgtagggctataaaagcacacctcaagccggagtaaacaagctccacaacttcataaaggaatcacacacgatgcgcacaatgtcaccgtcacatcgtggagagtaattccggagttcatattaaagtaacctctagagtgcatagtaatagttaacttcataatctacaagagattacaatcataacctacgccgatgcacacactgtcaacattacatcatggaggaggaatagactactttaataacatcactagagtagcacatagattaatagtaatacaaagctcatgatcacataaagatcacaccatgggagagagagatgaaccacatagctaccggtagagccctcagcctctggggagaactactccctcctcatcatgggagacggcgatggcgatgaagatggcggtggtgtcaatggagatgactccgggggcaattctcggtcccggcggcgtgccggaacggagactctcgtcccccgaaacggagtttcgcgatggcggcggcgtccctggagcctttttggagtttcgtcaattggtgtcgggtttttaggtcacgagggattatataggcgaagaggcggcgcaagggggtgcctgggggcccacaccacacctgggcgcgccttttggagatatgcccaaNNNNNNNNNNNNNNNNNNNNNNNNNNNNNNNNNNNNNNNNNNNNNNNNNNNNNNNNNNNNNNNNNNNNNNNNNNNNNNNNNNNNNNNNNNNNNNNNNNNNAAAGCAATATAAGAGGTTTTAACGGAGACACAAGGTTAATCCACATACGCTTAAAACATATAATTCATTGATCTTATTTTTAACGGTTTAGATTTAAAGACGATACGTGTTACGTAAAAGTTGTCACGTGTAACCTGTCACGGAGTATGCAAACTTAGGTGGGCACGTTCCCATGCATGTCTCACCTAAATTATTTTAAGAGTTAAATCTAAAAGATGCTGTTGGGATTGCACGAGAGATAATAGCCATGTAACATTGCAATCCGGTTTAACACGTTTAACATTGTATAAGTCAGGACCCAGCATTTTACGAGAAATAATAGACGTGTCCGCTAAAAGGGCCTACCGCACAAGATAGGGCCTACCGCACAAGATTAGAAATCGATCATAACGCGTCAAGAAGTATCTCCATAGGACTCTAACGTTTATTTGAAAAAACTGCATACATTAATATTTCTCTCTTACGTAAAATTTGTTtttaagtttgtctaaatttagatgtacgtAAACACTAAATACTGTTTATAAATATTTATATTTAGATAAAATTAAGACAACTTTCATGAAAAAGAGCGAGTAGTTGATTAATGGGATACAGAATTaaatataaactatgaatatgtacATATAAGTATTTAGCACACaagtaaacaataaaaatatGCGGGTGCAAAAGCAAAGTTTGGAACAAATCCGAACCTGCAAATTTAAAAAATGAGTGGACTCCCGTAAGGAAAATATGAGCGTACAAAGCAAATACTCAAAGAAATCTGACCGGTACCTGAAAAGAAAAACTGATCTGACTGCCGTATTTCACGGGACAGGAATTTACGGATAAGATTTGCCGGTTTAAAACTTCACACTTTTGCCTTTTGCAAAGGAAGAGTCCCGTACAGATAGGAATAGTTTGTGTCTTCCGGCCGACTACCACAACAAAAGTCCATGTGAAAACCAAGAGACATGTGTGGCCTTAAAAAGAAGTACACAAGCTTTGTTCGTTACGTTCAAAAAAGAGGCAAGTTGAAAAGTGGAAAGAATACACTCTAGCTAGCAATATG encodes:
- the LOC124656408 gene encoding protein LURP-one-related 8-like, with the translated sequence MSRIHPNAEASRRRLLLRDGPGGGAAVSADSASASAAAKCYTVWMRSSMGFQGTDGFSVYDAGGALAFRVDNYSRRRKIFAGELTLMDGHGAPLLSLRPQIISMHDQWNCYKVPEEGQTKRARSQQLFSIRKCSVLQGNREAEVYMSSSCATTTTTTSPASDPAPPPGPQAPSFWIEGCFRRRSCKIRRSVDGQEVARIARKKAGPGKAPLTLGDDVFSLVVQPDVDCAVIMALVVVLDRICWRPYTPLICSS